Proteins co-encoded in one Methanobacterium veterum genomic window:
- a CDS encoding DNA-3-methyladenine glycosylase family protein: MKTRFKIETPEFKGPFDIELTIGSGQTSQPAWQKNGKYFQELVFVDNKPCLVKIAHKPNSDDPIDIIAESKEDIEKEHIKARIMEIFGLNDDLPKLYDFLRNDPNLEPTIDFCKGLRLFKANNLFESVICSITSAHNSIRQWNKAINLLKEKFGDKYKFSSGTFYSFPSPQVLANAPEHEFDEEECGPELLKTRASWKDLRSCRVGYRSKYIIKASEMVQSEIDLQKINQMDYETAFDTILKIPGVGPKVGDCILLYGYGFGKAFPVDIWISRIVAKLYFDGKNVSNPKMRKFGIERFGNYAGYTQLYLFHYARKSGLMKTLKK; encoded by the coding sequence ATGAAGACCAGATTTAAAATAGAAACCCCTGAATTTAAAGGTCCATTCGACATTGAACTTACCATTGGAAGCGGCCAGACATCCCAGCCGGCATGGCAAAAGAATGGCAAATATTTCCAGGAACTTGTATTTGTAGACAATAAACCATGCCTTGTAAAAATAGCCCATAAACCTAATAGTGATGATCCAATTGACATAATAGCTGAGTCTAAAGAAGATATAGAAAAAGAACATATTAAAGCTAGAATAATGGAAATTTTTGGGTTAAATGATGATCTCCCCAAATTATATGATTTTTTAAGAAATGATCCAAATCTGGAACCTACAATCGATTTTTGTAAAGGACTGAGGCTATTTAAAGCTAATAACTTATTTGAGTCAGTTATATGTTCTATAACCTCTGCCCATAATTCAATAAGGCAGTGGAACAAAGCTATAAATCTTTTAAAAGAAAAGTTTGGAGATAAATACAAATTCTCATCTGGTACGTTCTACTCTTTTCCTAGCCCCCAGGTACTTGCAAATGCTCCAGAACATGAGTTTGATGAAGAAGAATGTGGCCCAGAATTACTTAAAACAAGGGCATCATGGAAAGATCTAAGAAGCTGCCGCGTAGGCTACAGGTCAAAATACATAATTAAAGCATCTGAAATGGTTCAAAGCGAAATAGATCTACAAAAAATTAACCAAATGGATTATGAAACTGCTTTTGATACAATACTCAAGATTCCGGGAGTGGGGCCAAAAGTAGGAGATTGTATCCTCCTTTATGGTTATGGATTTGGAAAAGCGTTTCCAGTGGATATATGGATAAGCAGAATTGTAGCCAAGCTTTATTTTGACGGAAAAAATGTAAGTAACCCTAAAATGAGGAAATTTGGTATAGAAAGGTTTGGAAATTATGCAGGTTATACCCAGCTGTATTTGTTCCATTATGCAAGAAAGTCGGGGCTTATGAAAACCTTGAAGAAATAG
- a CDS encoding zinc ribbon domain-containing protein, producing MSYIICDKCGGYYELQPGESPDDFDSKCECGGTLKYVQSLNDDNLQKTCSNCGSLIEDSDEICPSCGFRLEESYLSEKQLIFGFLWILSNVGVIAIMAIYFGWVLCMGVMTSIFKPMSGVSISSVIGIILFFFILTIFPVMAVIALIRRFKNKYLSMYEKKNLNWVAISIAFLVTIIIGIFGKHLSNIIFIGSYLANNQITMGPLFGGFIAGCIAGKSYINGLVNGGIPAGIAGFLGIILLIGGNLAAGQSFDAILLANLILGVVFFIFYFITGSIGGIIGAGIRKRISSPKNTAKEVS from the coding sequence ATGTCATATATCATCTGTGATAAATGTGGTGGATACTATGAACTCCAGCCTGGTGAGTCTCCCGATGATTTTGACTCTAAATGTGAATGTGGTGGGACTCTCAAATACGTTCAGAGTTTGAATGATGATAACTTACAAAAAACTTGCTCTAATTGTGGGAGTTTAATTGAAGATAGTGATGAAATATGTCCTAGTTGTGGTTTTAGATTAGAAGAATCATATTTATCAGAAAAGCAGCTTATTTTTGGATTTTTATGGATTTTATCTAATGTGGGCGTCATTGCAATAATGGCGATTTATTTTGGATGGGTATTGTGTATGGGCGTTATGACTTCTATTTTTAAACCTATGTCTGGAGTCAGTATTTCTTCAGTAATTGGCATTATTCTCTTTTTTTTTATTCTTACTATTTTCCCCGTAATGGCAGTTATTGCACTTATAAGAAGGTTTAAAAATAAATATTTAAGTATGTACGAAAAAAAGAATTTGAATTGGGTTGCAATTAGTATTGCATTCCTAGTTACAATTATTATTGGTATCTTTGGAAAACATTTGAGTAATATAATTTTTATAGGGTCCTATTTAGCAAATAATCAAATTACTATGGGGCCGTTGTTTGGCGGATTTATTGCAGGTTGTATAGCTGGTAAGAGTTATATTAATGGACTTGTAAATGGGGGGATTCCGGCAGGAATAGCAGGATTTTTAGGTATTATATTACTTATTGGGGGTAACTTGGCTGCTGGACAATCATTTGATGCAATTCTACTTGCAAATTTAATATTGGGTGTTGTATTTTTCATATTTTATTTCATTACTGGCTCAATCGGTGGAATCATCGGTGCAGGTATAAGAAAAAGGATCAGCAGTCCAAAAAATACTGCAAAAGAAGTAAGCTAG